In a genomic window of Pararge aegeria chromosome 7, ilParAegt1.1, whole genome shotgun sequence:
- the LOC120625073 gene encoding cuticle protein 16.5-like, which yields MRFLIVATAVFACAAAAPSGALLAAPYAAGLVASPWATSWASPLAVAAPLAVARTVALPAAIPTIPPGDIQGAALEANAAAVDAVRSVNDQAAELQGRAINAAEDHAWQSLNAVQTAQAQVDGAAASVAPNVARSLVAPVAPVAAYAAAPALIAPAIARSVYAPAISAPLAVAPSVIAGSQSISTQSLSQTHPSPLIAAPVAYAAHGW from the exons ATGAGATTTCTG ATTGTAGCCACCGCTGTCTTCGCCTGCGCCGCAGCCGCACCCTCGGGTGCCCTGCTGGCCGCACCTTACGCCGCTGGCCTGGTCGCCTCACCCTGGGCAACCTCATGGGCTTCACCCTTGGCGGTCGCCGCACCCCTGGCTGTAGCCAGGACCGTGGCCCTGCCAGCTGCCATCCCGACCATCCCTCCCGGTGACATCCAAGGAGCAGCCCTCGAGGCCAACGCAGCCGCTGTGGACGCCGTCCGCTCCGTCAACGACCAGGCTGCCGAACTCCAAGGCAGAGCCATCAACGCCGCTGAAGACCACGCCTGGCAATCACTCAACGCCGTCCAAACCGCCCAGGCTCAG GTTGACGGAGCCGCCGCCAGCGTAGCCCCCAACGTAGCCCGGTCCCTGGTCGCCCCAGTAGCCCCAGTGGCCGCTTACGCCGCCGCCCCAGCACTGATTGCCCCAGCGATCGCCCGCTCCGTCTACGCCCCAGCTATCTCCGCTCCCCTCGCCGTGGCCCCCTCCGTCATCGCCGGCTCCCAGTCTATCTCCACCCAATCTCTCTCCCAGACCCACCCGTCTCCACTGATCGCCGCCCCAGTGGCCTACGCCGCCCACGGGTGGTAA